The genomic stretch CAACTACAATTAATTCGGTATTATTTATGACTACATAGCTATCAATTCATTCGTTACCATTACAGCCTGCTAGTAATATAGCAAAACAGAAGTTGATTAACAGGAGAAATTTTCTCATGCCGGTTCCTCCTATAAGTCAGAATGCATAGGTACGTTTCATTCCCATCTGTATTATTCTAACTCTAAGCTCATCACAACACGTTCTTCATTCAATTCAAACTCGTTTTTTTGAAAAAAAGCAGCTGGCTTTCGGTGACCTTTTTCAGTAGATAAATAGATTTGTGTTACTGCTTGCTGCTTTACCTGTACTTTTAGAAATTCTAATAAGCTTGTCCCAATACCGCTAATTTGAGCATCGGTATCCACACAAATTTCGTTAAGATAAAAATGCTTATTGTTTATCCATTGTTCTTCATTTCCCACGATAAAGCCTAGAAGCGGACCATTTTCTTCTTCAAAATAACCAATTCCTAGATAGCCAGGCGTTAAGCTAATATCCATTAACCGCTTATAAGAGCTTTGAAGCGTCCATGGTTCATTCCAAGGTTCCTCGTTAAATACACGCG from Bacillus sp. 1780r2a1 encodes the following:
- a CDS encoding GNAT family N-acetyltransferase, which encodes MNQPIRKLTIKDLKPAAKLFARVFNEEPWNEPWTLQSSYKRLMDISLTPGYLGIGYFEEENGPLLGFIVGNEEQWINNKHFYLNEICVDTDAQISGIGTSLLEFLKVQVKQQAVTQIYLSTEKGHRKPAAFFQKNEFELNEERVVMSLELE